One window of the Nocardia huaxiensis genome contains the following:
- the asnB gene encoding asparagine synthase (glutamine-hydrolyzing): MCGISGIVDFAEAVESQRIHAMNAILRHRGPDDFGIWADRHVAFGFQRLAIVDVAHGRQPTGNEDDTIRVVFNGEIYNHRRLRRLLEDKGHRLRSGSDAEVIPHLYEEYGDRFVEHLDGDFAIAVWDNRNQRLILTRDRVGVKPLFYYHSGSRVVFASEIKGIMASGHYDIEIDRQGMADCLFYGHTIAPHTFWRDVRDLQPGTIATIDANGIRSRRYFTVFERPDPDKPLLKGRAAIEAFSERFTAAVAKRVPDEVRAGVALSGGLDSSAIAAVAAKRCASPLPTASLHLTGEIHDETDMSRLVAESLGVRNDEAEMTGARACELLPKSMWHFESPFWYGGVASPFLDLTRLARDQGLTVAMSGDGSDELLAGYDFYRLMKISSKLDALKLGALQPMLWQQATKWVGAPSGLDRHISCVATRFGEYTDRFGQVPPWIYLWSALDEAVRPAVTDQLPAPSPLAAPPRHTTLHRQMHFEFSTRLPHWVLPISDRLGMAHSVEVRVPFLDRDVIDICAEIDPGMLVHLGTEKYVLKRAVADVLPKQIVRRRKKPFMTPVGGWYLSGPGAELAGDHLSQDAVRRYGLFDPVATEKIWRTAVDGAGTWEGAAAEWAAMSVLCTHIVLDQFTPERVRAAATVEPHTVGAPA; the protein is encoded by the coding sequence ATGTGTGGTATCAGCGGGATCGTCGATTTCGCCGAGGCGGTCGAATCCCAGCGGATCCATGCGATGAACGCGATACTGCGACATCGAGGCCCCGACGACTTCGGTATCTGGGCCGACCGGCACGTGGCGTTCGGATTCCAGCGCCTGGCGATCGTGGACGTGGCGCACGGCCGCCAGCCCACCGGCAATGAGGACGACACCATCCGGGTGGTGTTCAACGGCGAGATCTACAACCATCGCCGGCTGCGCCGCCTGCTCGAGGACAAAGGTCACCGCCTGCGCAGCGGCAGCGACGCCGAAGTCATTCCGCATCTCTACGAGGAATACGGCGACCGCTTCGTCGAACACCTCGACGGCGACTTCGCGATCGCGGTGTGGGACAACCGGAATCAGCGCCTGATCCTGACCCGCGACCGCGTCGGGGTGAAGCCGCTGTTCTACTACCACAGCGGCAGCCGGGTGGTGTTCGCCTCCGAGATCAAGGGCATCATGGCCTCGGGGCACTACGACATCGAGATCGACCGGCAGGGCATGGCCGATTGCCTGTTCTACGGGCATACCATTGCGCCGCACACGTTCTGGCGCGATGTGCGCGACCTGCAGCCCGGCACCATCGCCACCATCGACGCGAACGGGATCCGTTCCCGCCGCTACTTCACCGTGTTCGAACGACCCGATCCGGACAAGCCGCTGCTGAAGGGCCGCGCCGCCATCGAGGCCTTCAGCGAGCGCTTCACCGCCGCTGTGGCCAAACGAGTTCCGGACGAGGTCCGCGCCGGTGTCGCGCTCAGCGGCGGCCTGGACTCCTCGGCGATCGCCGCGGTCGCCGCCAAGCGTTGCGCGTCGCCGCTGCCCACCGCCAGCCTGCATCTGACCGGTGAGATCCACGACGAGACCGACATGTCGCGGCTGGTGGCCGAGTCGCTCGGGGTGCGCAACGACGAAGCCGAGATGACCGGCGCCCGCGCCTGCGAACTGCTGCCGAAGAGCATGTGGCACTTCGAATCCCCGTTCTGGTACGGCGGCGTCGCCTCCCCGTTCCTGGACCTGACGCGGCTGGCGCGCGATCAGGGGCTGACCGTGGCCATGAGCGGCGACGGCTCCGACGAACTGCTCGCGGGCTACGACTTCTACCGGCTCATGAAGATCAGCTCCAAGCTCGACGCGCTGAAACTCGGCGCCCTGCAACCCATGCTGTGGCAGCAGGCCACCAAATGGGTCGGCGCACCCTCGGGTCTGGATCGCCACATCTCCTGTGTGGCAACGCGATTCGGTGAGTACACCGACCGTTTCGGTCAGGTGCCGCCCTGGATCTACCTGTGGAGCGCACTCGACGAAGCCGTGAGACCCGCTGTCACGGACCAGCTTCCGGCGCCGTCGCCGCTGGCCGCGCCGCCCCGGCACACCACCCTGCACCGGCAGATGCACTTCGAGTTCTCCACCCGCCTGCCGCACTGGGTGCTGCCCATCTCCGACCGGCTCGGCATGGCGCACAGCGTGGAGGTGCGGGTGCCGTTCCTCGATCGGGACGTCATCGACATCTGCGCCGAAATCGACCCCGGCATGCTCGTGCACCTGGGCACCGAGAAGTACGTGCTCAAACGGGCCGTCGCCGACGTGCTGCCCAAGCAGATCGTGCGCCGCCGCAAGAAGCCGTTCATGACCCCGGTCGGCGGCTGGTATCTCAGCGGACCGGGCGCGGAACTGGCCGGCGATCACCTGTCACAGGACGCCGTGCGCCGCTACGGCCTGTTCGATCCCGTTGCCACCGAGAAGATCTGGCGCACCGCGGTGGACGGCGCGGGCACCTGGGAGGGCGCGGCCGCCGAATGGGCCGCCATGTCGGTGCTGTGCACGCACATCGTGCTCGACCAGTTCACGCCCGAGCGGGTGCGCGCCGCCGCGACCGTGGAACCGCACACCGTGGGAGCCCCCGCATGA
- a CDS encoding MFS transporter, with protein sequence MTNPTTAEFPLRRSVAASAMGNATEWFDYGVYAATATYLTAAFFPGELGTLGTMLGFAVSFVLRPLGGMVWGPLGDRVGRKAVLATTILLMAVATGAIGILPTHASAGWLAPVLLILLRVVQGFSTGGEYGGAATYLAECAGDRKRGFLGSFLEFGTLAGFVGGSAVVLACQLAIGSDAMYEWGWRIPFLLALPLGLIGWYLRNRLDESPVFDEIADKDTPPGGLRVVLTTYRRETLTLVGLVIALNVVNYTLLTYQPTYLQHTIGMGESATTAMMLIGQVVMMVSLPFFGRLSDRVGRRPLWFVSLIGLTVLAIPMYQLMGQGTAWAIIGFVVLGLLYVPQLSTISSTFPAIFPTHVRYAGFAFGYNVSTAAFGGTAPLINEAVIEGTGWSLFPAVYMVGASLIGLVACVFLRETAGTSLRGTEIPQADPVDAAPAVQGALR encoded by the coding sequence ATGACGAATCCGACGACCGCGGAGTTTCCGCTCCGCCGATCCGTCGCCGCCTCGGCGATGGGGAACGCGACCGAATGGTTCGACTACGGCGTCTACGCGGCGACGGCCACCTACCTGACGGCCGCGTTCTTCCCGGGCGAACTGGGCACGCTGGGCACCATGCTCGGCTTCGCGGTGTCGTTCGTGCTGCGGCCACTGGGCGGCATGGTGTGGGGACCGCTCGGCGACCGGGTCGGCCGCAAAGCCGTGCTGGCGACCACGATTCTGCTCATGGCGGTCGCGACCGGGGCCATCGGCATCCTGCCCACGCACGCGTCCGCGGGCTGGCTCGCGCCGGTGCTGCTCATTCTGCTGCGGGTCGTGCAGGGCTTTTCCACCGGCGGTGAATACGGCGGCGCGGCCACCTATCTCGCCGAGTGCGCCGGGGACCGCAAACGCGGATTCCTGGGCAGCTTCCTGGAATTCGGCACGCTCGCGGGGTTCGTGGGCGGTTCCGCGGTGGTGCTGGCCTGTCAGCTCGCGATCGGCTCGGACGCCATGTACGAGTGGGGCTGGCGGATTCCGTTCCTGCTCGCGCTGCCGCTCGGATTGATCGGCTGGTATCTGCGCAATCGGCTCGACGAATCCCCGGTCTTCGACGAGATCGCCGACAAGGACACTCCCCCGGGCGGTTTGCGGGTCGTGCTCACCACCTACCGGCGCGAGACGCTGACCCTGGTGGGCCTGGTGATCGCGCTCAATGTCGTGAACTACACGCTGCTCACCTACCAGCCGACCTATCTGCAGCACACCATCGGAATGGGCGAATCCGCCACCACCGCAATGATGTTGATCGGGCAGGTGGTCATGATGGTGTCGCTGCCGTTCTTCGGGCGGCTGTCGGATCGGGTCGGGCGGCGGCCCCTGTGGTTCGTGTCGCTGATCGGGCTGACCGTGCTCGCCATCCCGATGTATCAGCTCATGGGGCAGGGAACCGCCTGGGCCATCATCGGATTCGTGGTGCTCGGGCTGCTGTATGTGCCGCAGCTGTCCACCATCAGCTCCACCTTTCCGGCGATCTTTCCCACCCATGTGCGGTACGCGGGCTTCGCCTTCGGCTACAACGTGTCCACGGCCGCCTTCGGCGGCACCGCCCCGCTGATCAACGAAGCGGTGATCGAAGGGACCGGGTGGAGCCTGTTCCCGGCCGTGTACATGGTCGGGGCGTCGCTCATCGGCCTGGTCGCCTGCGTGTTCCTGCGCGAAACCGCGGGAACATCGTTGCGCGGCACGGAGATTCCCCAGGCCGACCCGGTCGACGCGGCTCCGGCGGTGCAGGGCGCGCTACGGTGA
- a CDS encoding NADH:flavin oxidoreductase has protein sequence MNDVFAPATLGPITLRNRVIKAATFEGRTPDALVTDELIDFHREVAAGGIGMTTVAYCAVAPGGRTDRHQLWMRAEALPGLRRLTDAVHAEGAAVSAQIGHAGPVANAASNRLPALAPSRMFSPLGMAPMKVPDVAEIRDLIRAHANAATLAVQAGFDAVEIHFGHNYLASSFLSPLLNRRRDSYGGTLTARARLAREIARAVREAVGDRLAVTAKLNMEDGVRGGLTLEDSLQVAAWLEADGALDALELTAGSSLLNPMLLFHGDAPRREFAKVLPTPARLGFKVVGRAFLKEYPYQEAYLLERARQFRRELSMPLILLGGITNLDTMHRARAEGFEFVAMGRALLREPKLLQRLQSEPTTQSACVHCNKCMPTIYTGTRCVLRPASSP, from the coding sequence ATGAACGACGTGTTCGCACCCGCGACCCTGGGCCCGATCACCTTGCGCAACAGGGTGATCAAAGCCGCGACCTTCGAAGGCCGGACACCGGACGCACTGGTGACCGACGAACTCATCGATTTCCATCGCGAGGTGGCGGCGGGCGGGATCGGCATGACGACCGTCGCCTACTGCGCGGTCGCGCCGGGCGGGCGCACCGATCGCCATCAGCTGTGGATGCGCGCGGAAGCGCTGCCCGGCCTGCGGCGGCTGACCGACGCCGTACACGCTGAGGGCGCAGCGGTTTCCGCGCAGATCGGTCATGCCGGGCCGGTGGCCAATGCGGCCTCGAACCGCCTGCCCGCGCTGGCGCCGAGCCGCATGTTCAGCCCGCTGGGCATGGCCCCGATGAAAGTCCCCGATGTGGCCGAGATCCGGGACCTGATCCGCGCCCACGCGAATGCCGCGACCCTTGCCGTGCAGGCCGGATTCGACGCGGTGGAAATCCATTTCGGGCACAACTACCTGGCGAGCTCGTTCTTGAGCCCGCTGCTGAACCGGCGGCGCGACAGCTACGGCGGCACCCTGACCGCCCGCGCCCGCCTGGCCCGCGAAATCGCCCGCGCGGTCCGCGAAGCCGTGGGCGACCGGCTCGCGGTGACGGCGAAACTGAATATGGAGGACGGCGTCCGCGGTGGGCTCACCCTCGAGGACTCCCTCCAGGTGGCCGCCTGGCTGGAAGCCGACGGCGCGCTCGACGCCCTCGAATTGACCGCGGGCAGTTCACTGCTCAACCCCATGCTGCTGTTCCACGGCGACGCCCCGCGCCGGGAATTCGCGAAAGTTCTTCCGACTCCGGCCCGTCTGGGTTTCAAGGTGGTCGGCCGGGCCTTCCTGAAGGAATACCCGTACCAGGAGGCCTACCTGCTCGAGCGGGCCCGCCAGTTCCGGCGAGAGCTGTCCATGCCGCTGATCCTGTTGGGCGGCATCACCAATCTCGACACCATGCACCGCGCCAGAGCGGAGGGTTTCGAGTTCGTCGCCATGGGCCGTGCGCTGCTGCGTGAGCCGAAACTGTTGCAGCGGTTGCAATCCGAGCCAACTACCCAGTCGGCGTGCGTGCACTGCAACAAGTGCATGCCGACCATCTACACGGGCACGCGCTGTGTCCTGCGCCCCGCAAGCTCACCGTAG
- a CDS encoding TetR/AcrR family transcriptional regulator, translated as MVERVTAAAAGTRERLLAAAERLLLTERYEAVSVRAICVAAGVNPAAVHYHFGSKEAVVAALVEDRLGPLWADRLAEVTAAPASIAAVVDAVLAPFRELDADPVGRLHLRLLAQVVLVQQPMAWKGRWFSMDSWTGLLPDLSASESRRRWMLAFELIIMQFGARTGDRELSTEAVAVLRDFVVAGLTAPAGGAR; from the coding sequence GTGGTTGAGAGAGTTACCGCCGCAGCGGCGGGCACGAGGGAACGGCTGCTCGCGGCGGCCGAGCGGCTGCTGCTCACCGAGCGCTACGAGGCGGTGTCGGTGCGCGCCATTTGCGTTGCGGCGGGGGTGAATCCGGCCGCGGTCCACTATCACTTCGGCTCGAAGGAAGCGGTGGTGGCGGCCCTGGTCGAGGACCGACTGGGCCCGCTGTGGGCGGACCGGCTCGCGGAGGTCACCGCCGCGCCCGCATCGATCGCGGCGGTCGTCGACGCGGTGCTCGCACCCTTCCGCGAACTGGATGCCGACCCGGTCGGCCGGCTGCACCTGCGCTTGCTCGCCCAGGTCGTGCTGGTGCAACAGCCGATGGCGTGGAAAGGCCGCTGGTTCTCGATGGATTCGTGGACCGGTCTGCTGCCGGATCTGAGTGCGTCCGAGAGCCGCCGGCGCTGGATGCTGGCATTCGAGCTGATCATCATGCAGTTCGGCGCTCGGACCGGGGACCGGGAACTGTCCACCGAAGCGGTGGCGGTCCTGCGCGATTTCGTGGTCGCCGGTTTGACCGCACCGGCGGGAGGCGCGCGATGA
- a CDS encoding MerR family transcriptional regulator, producing MPAADHRAYPVRVVAERLGIPVATLRSWNQRYGIGPQQRSPGRHRLYSEADIVAAQRMLELVRTGTSPAAAARIAVTPDSVPAPADTVAPLLNAAFRLDASDCARLLDAQLRRYGVLATWEGLCRPAFAEIVRRQGGGEGCVDVEHLLSWSIIGALYRGAPPPGPSGAPLLLLACTPKEQHSLPLEVLRAALAETGRPAHMLGPDLPVAALREALGRPERAVIVVLWAHSPDTANLSAIEVGLDARAEVFAAGPGWPDALPGAVRRLHELDAAVAQLS from the coding sequence ATGCCCGCCGCCGATCATCGTGCCTATCCGGTGCGGGTCGTCGCGGAACGGCTCGGGATACCGGTGGCGACCCTGCGCAGCTGGAATCAGCGGTACGGGATCGGCCCGCAGCAGCGCAGCCCCGGGCGGCACCGGCTCTACAGCGAGGCGGATATCGTTGCGGCGCAGCGCATGCTGGAGTTGGTGCGCACCGGGACGAGTCCGGCCGCGGCGGCGCGGATCGCGGTGACGCCGGATTCCGTACCGGCTCCGGCCGATACGGTGGCGCCGCTGTTGAACGCCGCCTTCCGTCTCGATGCCTCGGATTGCGCGCGGCTGCTCGACGCGCAGTTGCGGCGCTACGGCGTGCTCGCGACGTGGGAAGGGTTGTGCCGCCCCGCATTTGCCGAGATCGTGCGACGCCAGGGTGGCGGCGAGGGCTGCGTCGATGTCGAACATCTGTTGTCCTGGAGCATTATCGGCGCGCTGTACCGGGGGGCGCCGCCTCCGGGACCCTCCGGCGCGCCCCTGCTGTTGCTGGCCTGTACGCCGAAGGAACAGCACAGCCTGCCCCTGGAGGTGCTGCGCGCGGCGCTGGCCGAAACGGGCCGCCCAGCCCACATGCTGGGACCCGATCTGCCCGTCGCCGCGCTGCGCGAGGCGCTGGGCCGGCCGGAGCGTGCGGTGATCGTGGTGCTGTGGGCGCACAGCCCGGACACCGCGAATCTGTCGGCGATCGAGGTGGGGCTGGATGCGCGGGCCGAGGTGTTCGCGGCCGGTCCGGGCTGGCCGGACGCGCTGCCGGGGGCGGTACGGCGGTTGCACGAGCTGGATGCCGCTGTGGCACAGCTGAGCTGA
- a CDS encoding cryptochrome/photolyase family protein, whose protein sequence is MSVAVALFTRDLRTRDNPVLAAAVRAGTEVVPLFVLDDGILGRKPGAANRIRFLTAALAELDSELRALGGRLVVRRGAVADSVARVVAETGADSVHLAADVSRYSRERERALRERLAHTGCRVHAHAGSITVVDPAALRPATGREHFAVFTPYFNRWLDMPLRTPLRRPARLRLPRIESDTLPAAADLCGDPGSPTLAVGGETTGRKLLREWLSGPVERYHTDSDDLAAAPTSRLSPHLHFGCLSPVEVVHRTDLSTPGGHAFARQLAWRDFHHQILSATPETAWRDYRPRPVRRHDPQAVAAWETGRTGYPVIDAAMRQLLAEGWMPGRARLIAASFFTKSLGLDWRIGAAHFERWLVDADLANNRMNWQWAAGTGTDTRPNRVLNPLRQADRYDPQGAYVRRWIPELAELPGPAVHRPWRAGLAAADYPPPIIECNGM, encoded by the coding sequence GTGAGCGTTGCCGTCGCGCTGTTCACGCGTGATCTGCGGACCCGGGACAATCCGGTCCTGGCGGCCGCGGTGCGGGCCGGGACGGAGGTGGTGCCACTGTTCGTTCTCGACGACGGCATCCTCGGCCGGAAACCCGGCGCGGCCAATCGAATCCGCTTCCTCACCGCCGCCCTCGCCGAACTCGACAGCGAATTGCGGGCGCTCGGAGGACGACTGGTGGTGCGTCGCGGAGCGGTTGCCGACAGCGTCGCGCGGGTGGTGGCCGAAACCGGCGCGGACAGTGTGCATCTGGCCGCAGACGTCAGCCGCTACAGCCGCGAGCGCGAGCGTGCGCTCCGGGAACGCCTGGCGCACACCGGATGCCGGGTCCACGCCCATGCGGGCTCCATAACCGTCGTCGATCCGGCCGCCCTGCGCCCGGCCACCGGACGCGAACACTTCGCGGTCTTCACACCGTATTTCAACCGCTGGCTGGACATGCCACTGCGTACGCCGCTGCGGCGACCGGCCCGGCTGCGGCTCCCGCGAATCGAGAGCGACACCCTGCCCGCCGCCGCGGACCTGTGCGGCGACCCCGGCTCGCCGACGCTGGCGGTCGGCGGCGAGACCACCGGACGGAAACTCTTGCGCGAGTGGCTGTCCGGGCCGGTCGAGCGCTATCACACCGACAGTGACGACCTGGCCGCCGCGCCGACCTCCCGGCTCTCGCCGCACCTGCATTTCGGCTGCCTGTCCCCGGTCGAGGTGGTGCACCGCACCGACCTGTCCACCCCGGGCGGGCACGCCTTCGCCCGGCAGCTCGCCTGGCGCGATTTCCATCACCAAATCCTGTCGGCCACACCGGAAACCGCCTGGCGCGACTACCGTCCCCGACCCGTGCGCCGCCACGACCCCCAAGCGGTCGCCGCCTGGGAAACCGGCCGCACCGGCTACCCCGTGATCGATGCCGCCATGCGTCAACTCCTCGCCGAGGGCTGGATGCCCGGCCGCGCCCGCCTGATCGCCGCGAGCTTCTTCACCAAATCCCTCGGCCTGGACTGGCGCATCGGCGCGGCGCACTTCGAACGGTGGCTCGTCGACGCCGATCTCGCCAACAATCGCATGAACTGGCAGTGGGCCGCCGGCACCGGCACCGACACCCGCCCCAACCGTGTGCTCAACCCGCTCCGCCAAGCCGACCGCTACGACCCGCAGGGCGCCTATGTGCGCCGCTGGATCCCGGAACTGGCCGAGCTCCCCGGCCCGGCCGTCCACCGACCCTGGCGCGCCGGCCTCGCCGCCGCGGACTACCCGCCCCCGATCATCGAGTGCAACGGGATGTAA
- a CDS encoding RNA polymerase sigma factor SigF has translation MPTAEPNRSDHRGDAYDHIEPWFEKLSALAADDPHREPLREQIIRTCLPLAEHIARRFAGRGEDLADLQQIATVGLVLAVDRFDVTRGSTFVSFAVPTVMGEVRRHFRDHTWAVRVPRRTKEIQLSIGPAVEKLTQRLSRMPTAREIAEELRVDLLEVTQALIAGNAYKADSLDATLRTEEAGTGVAAVDTLGAEEPCYRLLEDAMVVRPLIAKLPERERAVLAMRFYQHMTQNQIAERLGVSQMQISRILSATLAKLRKQALAESPAPPDRQRPPRAAAARAARARGVEPRPVRSRSRSRDRRREREHSLR, from the coding sequence ATGCCGACCGCTGAACCGAACCGATCAGACCACCGAGGTGACGCTTACGACCACATCGAACCCTGGTTCGAGAAGTTGAGCGCACTCGCGGCCGATGATCCACATCGCGAACCCTTGCGCGAGCAGATCATCCGCACCTGCCTGCCCCTGGCCGAGCACATCGCGCGCCGCTTCGCCGGTCGCGGCGAGGATCTGGCCGACCTGCAGCAGATCGCCACCGTGGGATTGGTCCTGGCCGTGGACCGTTTCGATGTGACGCGCGGCAGCACATTCGTGTCCTTCGCGGTGCCGACCGTGATGGGCGAGGTGCGCCGCCATTTCCGCGACCACACCTGGGCGGTGCGAGTCCCGCGCCGCACCAAGGAGATTCAGCTCAGTATCGGGCCCGCGGTGGAGAAACTCACCCAGCGCCTGTCCCGCATGCCCACCGCGCGCGAGATCGCCGAGGAGCTGCGGGTCGATCTGCTGGAGGTCACGCAGGCGCTCATCGCCGGCAATGCCTACAAGGCCGATTCCCTCGACGCCACCCTGCGCACCGAGGAGGCGGGCACGGGTGTCGCCGCGGTGGATACGCTGGGCGCGGAAGAACCCTGCTACCGCCTGCTCGAGGACGCGATGGTGGTGCGCCCGCTCATTGCGAAACTCCCCGAACGCGAGCGTGCCGTCCTGGCCATGCGCTTCTACCAGCACATGACCCAGAACCAGATCGCCGAGCGCCTGGGCGTCTCGCAGATGCAGATCTCCCGCATCCTGTCCGCGACCCTGGCGAAGCTGCGCAAGCAGGCGCTGGCCGAGTCCCCCGCGCCCCCCGACCGCCAGCGCCCTCCGCGAGCCGCGGCGGCCCGGGCAGCCCGAGCGCGCGGCGTCGAACCCAGGCCCGTCAGGTCCAGGTCGCGGTCTCGGGATCGACGCCGTGAGCGCGAGCATTCGCTTCGATGA
- a CDS encoding MerR family transcriptional regulator: MGDPAFDGADGLTVGAVAARVGVTVRALHHWDSIGLVSPSERSEGGYRLYTMGDLARIHRVLIYRESGVPLGEIGALLDAPAAEATASLVQQRDRVRERVAQLRRMEDALDRMIDARENGILLSDREQVEIFGNRWQPMWVGQARERWGDTAEWAQYAENAAGRTAADWQRIADDLEALHAELAAAHRAGVIPGSAAADALAERHRASIGAYFDCTHSMHVCLGRRYATEAGFAAFYDGIEPGLSGWLRAIIEANARAHGVDPETATWT; the protein is encoded by the coding sequence ATGGGTGATCCCGCGTTCGACGGTGCCGACGGGCTGACCGTGGGTGCTGTCGCGGCGCGGGTGGGCGTCACCGTTCGTGCGCTGCACCATTGGGATTCGATCGGGCTGGTCAGTCCGTCCGAGCGGTCCGAGGGCGGGTATCGGCTGTACACGATGGGCGATCTCGCACGGATTCATCGCGTGCTGATCTATCGCGAATCGGGTGTTCCGCTCGGCGAGATCGGGGCGCTGCTCGATGCGCCGGCTGCCGAGGCGACGGCCTCGCTGGTACAGCAGCGGGATCGGGTGCGCGAGCGGGTCGCGCAGTTGCGGCGGATGGAGGATGCGCTCGACCGGATGATCGATGCCCGTGAGAACGGCATCCTGCTGTCCGACCGGGAACAGGTGGAGATCTTCGGAAACCGGTGGCAGCCAATGTGGGTCGGCCAAGCGCGGGAACGCTGGGGTGACACCGCCGAGTGGGCGCAGTACGCCGAGAACGCGGCCGGGCGGACCGCCGCCGACTGGCAGCGGATCGCCGACGACCTCGAGGCACTCCATGCCGAATTGGCCGCGGCGCACCGTGCCGGGGTGATTCCGGGCAGCGCCGCGGCCGACGCACTGGCAGAACGGCATCGTGCGTCGATCGGCGCGTACTTCGATTGCACGCATTCGATGCATGTCTGCCTGGGTCGCAGGTATGCCACCGAGGCCGGATTCGCCGCCTTCTACGACGGTATCGAACCCGGTCTCAGCGGCTGGCTGCGCGCGATCATCGAAGCGAATGCTCGCGCTCACGGCGTCGATCCCGAGACCGCGACCTGGACCTGA
- a CDS encoding VOC family protein, translated as MTETYPAFEISPVPVPGVDVQAPELFRGLYGMPMFVTVPTADLAESVEFWVEGLGFFDLFSVPGELTHLRRWAFQDVLLLPGERAVEAAGMTVSFSCVLGQIEEIAGACERMRPGSTSGPRVMPWNSVELEVRTPENIRVIMTAARPLDPDSAEAAHLRAMGITVPE; from the coding sequence ATGACAGAGACTTATCCTGCGTTCGAGATCAGCCCTGTGCCGGTTCCCGGTGTTGATGTGCAGGCTCCGGAGTTGTTCCGGGGGCTGTATGGGATGCCCATGTTCGTGACGGTGCCTACGGCGGATTTGGCTGAGTCCGTGGAGTTTTGGGTGGAGGGGCTGGGGTTCTTCGATTTGTTCTCGGTGCCGGGGGAGCTGACGCATTTGCGGCGGTGGGCGTTTCAGGATGTGTTGTTGCTGCCGGGGGAGCGGGCGGTCGAGGCGGCGGGGATGACAGTCAGTTTTTCCTGTGTGCTGGGGCAGATCGAGGAGATTGCGGGGGCGTGTGAGCGGATGCGGCCGGGGAGTACCAGCGGGCCACGGGTGATGCCTTGGAACTCTGTGGAATTGGAGGTTCGGACGCCGGAGAATATTCGGGTGATCATGACTGCTGCGCGACCGCTCGATCCGGACAGTGCGGAGGCGGCGCATCTGCGGGCCATGGGGATCACGGTGCCGGAGTAG
- a CDS encoding TetR/AcrR family transcriptional regulator, which translates to MTRPHTERDNQPPAHKSGPRGGRPRDPAVDEAIIVATRRRLVTDGYTRMALGDIAADAGVTRPTLYRRWPGKLELVIDALDYGLRAQTASTPPLSLDELTPREAFTEAIRRVDPCYHNPDAIVLQGGFISEADRVPELLNHLVTRAVEPRVSQVEDVLAQLITRGAVRPGIDIRTVATMVFGAYFGAFLRGEDAGTRAGLADKLAATLWPALTADATP; encoded by the coding sequence GTGACCCGACCGCACACCGAACGCGACAACCAGCCGCCGGCGCACAAGTCGGGCCCGCGCGGCGGGCGACCCCGCGATCCCGCCGTCGACGAGGCCATCATCGTCGCGACGCGCCGCCGCCTGGTCACCGACGGCTACACCCGCATGGCGCTCGGCGACATCGCCGCCGACGCCGGGGTCACCCGCCCCACCCTCTACCGACGCTGGCCGGGCAAACTCGAACTCGTCATCGATGCCCTCGACTACGGGCTGCGCGCCCAAACCGCCTCCACCCCACCGCTTTCCCTCGACGAGCTGACCCCGCGCGAGGCGTTCACCGAAGCTATCCGCCGCGTCGACCCCTGCTATCACAACCCCGATGCCATCGTCCTGCAGGGCGGATTCATCAGCGAAGCCGACCGCGTCCCCGAACTCCTGAATCACCTCGTGACACGCGCCGTCGAACCCCGGGTATCCCAGGTCGAAGACGTCCTGGCGCAGCTGATCACCCGTGGCGCGGTGCGGCCCGGCATCGATATCCGCACCGTCGCCACCATGGTCTTCGGCGCATACTTCGGGGCATTCCTGCGCGGCGAGGACGCCGGCACCCGCGCCGGACTCGCCGACAAACTCGCCGCCACCCTGTGGCCCGCCCTCACCGCCGACGCGACCCCCTGA
- a CDS encoding DoxX family protein, producing MDSFDIAVLGLRAGLGAMLIAHGYHKIFLGGRLAGTAAWFESLGMTPGPLHARAAVATEIGAGLALAAGFLTAPAAAAFVALMLVAVVTVHRRNGFFVMDSGWEYNFLIALAAVVVATLGAGRVSAEQLLFGHPVLTGWTGLVLAAAGGLAAGTAQLLLFYRPAPAARHLDTGRASDGYSPVL from the coding sequence ATGGATTCGTTCGATATCGCCGTGCTGGGGCTGCGTGCCGGACTCGGTGCGATGCTGATTGCGCACGGCTATCACAAGATCTTCCTCGGCGGGCGGCTGGCCGGGACCGCGGCCTGGTTCGAGAGCCTGGGGATGACCCCGGGCCCGCTGCACGCGCGGGCGGCCGTGGCCACCGAAATCGGTGCCGGGCTCGCACTGGCGGCCGGGTTTCTCACCGCCCCCGCGGCGGCGGCGTTCGTGGCGCTGATGCTGGTCGCCGTGGTCACCGTGCACCGCCGCAACGGCTTCTTCGTCATGGACTCCGGCTGGGAATACAACTTCCTGATCGCCTTGGCCGCAGTCGTGGTCGCCACCCTCGGCGCCGGTCGCGTCAGCGCCGAACAACTGCTGTTCGGCCACCCGGTGCTCACCGGTTGGACCGGGCTCGTCCTGGCCGCGGCGGGCGGGCTCGCCGCGGGGACGGCGCAACTGCTGTTGTTCTACCGGCCCGCCCCTGCGGCCCGCCACCTCGATACCGGTCGCGCCTCCGACGGTTACAGTCCAGTCTTGTAA